A region from the Aegilops tauschii subsp. strangulata cultivar AL8/78 chromosome 5, Aet v6.0, whole genome shotgun sequence genome encodes:
- the LOC109787256 gene encoding uncharacterized protein: MGSKRSPRAPAVVVVVVLLLFVLMPDEADAQVFCRSQFNLANEACSLRTYPGANPAVPPRRPLLLNASSSASGYELQAAGDEHSASGGHGGEHGSSHGSEHGGSHVRRRHGHQHHVGGADPYDTACCRRLMGIDNACICQAMSFLPQFMSRVKHSIKLTPVPGCDISFECAGVY; this comes from the coding sequence ATGGGGAGCAAGAGATCGCCGCGCGCGccggccgtggtggtggtagtggTGCTGCTGCTGTTCGTCCTCATGCCGGACGAGGCGGACGCCCAGGTGTTCTGCCGGTCCCAGTTCAACCTGGCCAACGAGGCCTGCAGCCTGCGGACCTACCCCGGCGCCAACCCGGCGGTGCCGCCGCGGCGGCCACTGTTGCTCAACGCGTCCTCGTCCGCCAGCGGCTACGAGCTGCAGGCGGCCGGCGACGAGCACAGCGCcagcggcggccatggcggcgagCACGGGAGCAGCCACGGCAGCGAGCACGGGGGCAGCCACGTGAGGCGCCGCCACGGGCACCAGCACCACGTAGGGGGCGCGGACCCGTACGACACGGCGTGCTGCCGGCGCCTCATGGGCATCGACAACGCCTGCATCTGCCAGGCCATGTCCTTCCTCCCGCAGTTCATGAGCAGGGTCAAGCACTCCATCAAGCTCACCCCGGTCCCCGGCTGCGACATCTCCTTCGAGTGCGCCGGCGTCTACTGA
- the LOC109787291 gene encoding uncharacterized protein: MMLPSSRKVRISCCDPDATDSSDEDDRHAKKEKRMTMEVLVPMKTSGPLKSRKTLVPCGTKKSIGTEKKQPTSKYPGVRLRSWGKWAAEIRDPVSKTRKWIGTFTSEEAAAAAYVAERNRVRTEMLAIKSRSPPSDHEALSSEATVSCVSSSVSFGDQKAQEVHKLASMEIDPDTADESLLHCSPEPLGKEIQVDAFLGRMNVDKSLVHCSSTPSDEEIPVDAFCSQMNELPPISDYVCTTDKLSLDDISRLADMFPVNDFVDTTGEPPGDDYIGLADISHLPMPMFELDAQLNWEGFDFASMERELEKL, encoded by the coding sequence ATGATGTTGCCTTCTTCGAGGAAGGTTCGCATTTCCTGCTGTGATCCTGACGCCACCGATTCTTCTGATGAAGATGATCGGCATGCAAAGAAGGAAAAGAGAATGACAATGGAAGTACTAGTTCCAATGAAAACCTCTGGACCCCTCAAGTCTCGAAAGACCCTTGTGCCATGTGGCACAAAGAAATCAATTGGTACAGAGAAGAAGCAACCAACCAGCAAGTACCCTGGTGTGCGCCTGCGGTCATGGGGTAAGTGGGCTGCAGAGATACGTGATCCCGTGAGCAAGACCCGGAAATGGATTGGCACATTTACCTCCGAGGAGGCCGCTGCTGCAGCATATGTGGCAGAACGGAACCGGGTACGCACTGAGATGTTGGCCATCAAATCTCGGTCACCTCCATCAGATCATGAAGCTTTGTCCAGCGAAGCTACTGTATCCTGTGTGTCTTCATCTGTGTCGTTCGGCGACCAGAAAGCACAAGAGGTACACAAGTTAGCGTCAATGGAGATAGACCCTGACACTGCTGATGAGAGCTTACTGCACTGCTCACCGGAACCGCTAGGTAAAGAAATCCAGGTAGATGCATTCCTTGGCCGGATGAATGTTGATAAAAGCTTGGTGCACTGCTCATCGACACCTAGCGATGAAGAAATTCCAGTGGATGCATTCTGCAGCCAGATGAATGAGCTTCCTCCTATCAGTGACTATGTTTGCACAACTGACAAACTCTCACTGGATGATATTTCAAGGCTGGCAGATATGTTTCCTGTCAATGACTTTGTCGACACAACAGGTGAGCCGCCTGGTGACGACTACATCGGGCTGGCAGACATCAGCCATCTACCGATGCCAATGTTCGAGTTGGATGCACAACTTAATTGGGAAGGTTTCGACTTTGCTTCGATGGAACGTGAACTAGAGAAACTTTGA